One window from the genome of Acidimicrobiia bacterium encodes:
- a CDS encoding zinc-dependent metalloprotease, with protein sequence MTDNLFDRLADLFRSPGPVNWRLAREIAESVAGPAAPIDPWAADQLLDLVPTAQRLVAAGTPLDATALPSPPSILDRRSWAGSTSEGLTYLAAPIAERMGAAGGELGAMLQPLAPSLVGMQVGALSGLVSRRVCASFDRGIIESAARAPTFVPDNLTELADGHDLDRQQVTMWAALREVAHQAILEVPWTHEHLEMLGDAHAASTDIDDEALQERLRLLQDPDAIQRILDGGDTPQIFDQPTEFGESHQRLTAFYSVIEGCGAAIVRRVGAAYLPDLDRIEVALDARRSEARGQEGLAHGFLGVSLDPGVPSRGTTFCNDVARRWGDDALDRLWEGPDMLPTDTELDDPTGWAARVLL encoded by the coding sequence GTGACCGACAACCTCTTCGACCGGCTCGCCGACCTGTTCCGATCCCCCGGGCCGGTCAACTGGCGCCTCGCCCGGGAGATCGCCGAGAGCGTCGCCGGGCCGGCCGCGCCCATCGATCCGTGGGCAGCAGATCAGCTACTGGATCTCGTGCCAACGGCTCAGCGGCTCGTTGCCGCCGGTACCCCGCTGGATGCGACGGCACTTCCGTCACCACCGTCCATCCTCGATCGCCGCTCCTGGGCAGGCTCGACCAGCGAGGGCCTCACCTACCTGGCGGCTCCGATCGCCGAGCGCATGGGGGCCGCCGGAGGGGAGCTGGGTGCGATGCTGCAGCCGCTGGCACCGTCGCTAGTCGGCATGCAGGTGGGTGCGCTCAGCGGCCTCGTGAGCCGACGAGTCTGCGCGAGCTTCGACCGGGGGATCATCGAGAGCGCAGCGCGCGCCCCCACTTTCGTGCCCGACAACCTCACCGAACTCGCCGACGGCCACGACCTCGACCGGCAGCAGGTGACCATGTGGGCGGCGCTGCGCGAAGTGGCACACCAGGCGATCCTCGAGGTCCCCTGGACCCACGAGCACCTGGAGATGCTCGGCGATGCCCACGCGGCGAGCACGGACATCGATGACGAGGCGCTCCAGGAACGGCTGCGACTCCTCCAAGATCCCGATGCGATCCAGAGGATCCTCGATGGCGGTGACACCCCGCAGATCTTCGATCAGCCCACCGAGTTCGGCGAGTCGCACCAAAGGCTGACCGCCTTCTACTCCGTGATCGAAGGATGTGGAGCGGCGATCGTCCGGCGGGTCGGAGCCGCCTACCTGCCCGACCTGGACCGGATCGAGGTGGCGCTCGACGCTCGCCGGTCCGAGGCTCGAGGACAGGAGGGGCTCGCCCACGGCTTCCTCGGCGTGAGCCTCGACCCGGGTGTACCGTCGAGGGGCACCACCTTCTGCAATGACGTCGCCCGCCGCTGGGGCGACGACGCCCTGGATCGCCTCTGGGAGGGTCCGGACATGCTCCCGACCGACACCGAACTCGACGACCCCACCGGCTGGGCAGCGAGAGTGCTTCTTTGA
- a CDS encoding trypsin-like peptidase domain-containing protein has protein sequence MADTTGPADAGTDPTFDPAEPAPSQPIAWPPLPAATPRREPRSRRVSAALVLVVAMAALFGSIVGAVTTRWATDRVEAVATTVTTTLPPATTTSTLPADPSLADVARAVIPSIVVVQVGTATDDGFVGQGGGSGVIFDDRHIVTNHHVIADAAAIQITFSDGTIVPATLVGSDDLTDLAVVTVDRPGLVPLATGSTEDISVGDSAYTVGNPQLIGGGPSVTAGVVSALNRSVTISGRDHFGLLQTDAPFTRGSSGGALVDGRGLLIGITTGVGVSDYGQEGVGFVIPIEIVERIVADLIEDGVVTHAFLGVSGSTHYPESDDGSSRPAGVLVEEVIADTAAADAGVATGDVIVAVDGFELTTMEDLVVRMRLRRVDDVVQLVVDRSGERLTFDITLRQRPEGV, from the coding sequence ATGGCCGACACTACCGGGCCAGCCGACGCTGGCACCGACCCGACGTTCGATCCCGCGGAGCCGGCGCCGTCCCAGCCGATCGCTTGGCCCCCGCTACCGGCGGCGACCCCGCGAAGAGAGCCCCGATCGCGGCGAGTCTCGGCTGCGCTCGTGCTGGTGGTCGCCATGGCCGCGCTCTTCGGCTCGATCGTCGGAGCGGTGACGACCCGATGGGCGACCGACCGGGTGGAAGCGGTCGCCACCACCGTCACCACCACCCTGCCCCCGGCCACTACCACCTCGACACTGCCGGCAGACCCGAGCCTCGCCGACGTCGCTCGCGCCGTCATCCCGTCCATCGTCGTCGTGCAGGTCGGTACGGCCACCGACGACGGATTCGTCGGACAGGGCGGCGGCTCGGGTGTGATCTTCGACGATCGCCACATCGTCACCAACCACCACGTCATCGCCGATGCCGCCGCCATCCAGATCACCTTCAGCGACGGGACGATCGTCCCGGCGACACTGGTCGGCAGCGACGACCTGACCGATCTGGCCGTCGTCACCGTCGACCGTCCCGGACTGGTGCCACTCGCCACAGGCAGCACCGAGGACATCTCCGTCGGGGATTCGGCCTACACGGTGGGGAACCCGCAGCTCATCGGGGGTGGCCCATCGGTGACCGCCGGCGTCGTCTCGGCGTTGAATCGCAGTGTCACCATCAGCGGTAGGGATCACTTCGGCCTCCTCCAGACCGATGCGCCATTCACCCGTGGGTCGAGCGGCGGCGCCCTCGTCGACGGACGGGGACTCCTCATCGGCATCACCACCGGCGTCGGAGTGAGCGACTACGGGCAGGAGGGTGTCGGGTTCGTCATCCCCATCGAGATCGTGGAGCGCATCGTCGCCGACCTGATCGAGGACGGGGTGGTCACCCATGCCTTCCTCGGAGTCTCCGGCAGCACCCACTATCCGGAGTCGGATGACGGTTCCAGCCGCCCTGCCGGGGTGCTCGTCGAGGAGGTGATCGCGGACACCGCGGCCGCCGATGCCGGGGTCGCCACTGGCGACGTGATCGTGGCCGTCGACGGCTTCGAGCTGACGACGATGGAGGACCTGGTCGTCCGTATGCGGCTTCGCCGGGTGGATGATGTCGTCCAGCTCGTCGTCGACCGATCCGGCGAACGCCTCACCTTCGACATCACCCTCCGCCAGCGACCGGAGGGCGTGTGA
- a CDS encoding molybdenum cofactor biosynthesis protein MoaE — protein sequence MDPESLRRPGDLVVVSADPIDPTALVARVVVPAAGAVVLFLGTVRDHSADRRGVVALEYEAYTGVVEESISSVVGEARDRWPLLVVAVAHRTGRLAVGEASVGVAVSAAHRPEAFDAARYLIDELKQRAPIWKKEIWEEGEEWVSGAGSS from the coding sequence ATGGACCCAGAATCCCTACGCCGACCCGGCGACCTGGTGGTCGTCTCGGCCGACCCCATCGACCCGACGGCCCTCGTCGCCCGGGTCGTTGTACCCGCCGCGGGCGCCGTGGTGCTGTTCCTGGGCACGGTGCGGGACCACTCTGCGGATCGCCGGGGGGTCGTCGCCCTCGAATACGAGGCGTACACGGGCGTGGTGGAGGAGTCGATCTCATCGGTCGTCGGCGAAGCCCGTGACCGCTGGCCGCTGTTGGTGGTCGCCGTGGCTCACCGCACCGGGCGACTCGCGGTGGGGGAGGCCTCGGTCGGCGTCGCCGTGTCGGCTGCTCATCGTCCCGAAGCCTTCGACGCCGCCCGCTACCTCATCGACGAGTTGAAGCAGCGCGCCCCGATCTGGAAGAAGGAGATCTGGGAAGAAGGCGAAGAGTGGGTTTCAGGAGCTGGTAGCTCATAG
- a CDS encoding ABC transporter ATP-binding protein, with protein MLQLKNLEVVYSDVILVLRGISLQVPDGKIVALLGANGAGKTTSLRAISGLLDVHNGDVTKGQILLDERPIHALAPHRIVGAGISQVLEGRRILGEISVEENLRLGAHTARKHMAESLDRVYGLFPALKERPKFTAGYLSGGQQQMLAIGRALMSRPRFLLLDEPSLGLAPLLVQQIRDIIVEINRQGTGVLLVEQNAMMALSIADHGYILETGKVVMDKPAQTLLQDDDVREFYLGLHGEDTASFAQVKHYRRKKRWLS; from the coding sequence TTGTTGCAGCTGAAGAATCTCGAGGTCGTCTACAGCGATGTGATCCTCGTGCTTCGCGGCATCTCGCTGCAGGTTCCCGACGGCAAGATCGTCGCGCTTCTCGGCGCCAATGGCGCGGGGAAGACCACCTCGCTGCGGGCGATCAGCGGGCTGCTCGACGTACACAACGGGGATGTGACCAAGGGACAGATCCTGCTCGACGAGCGTCCGATCCATGCCCTCGCCCCACACAGGATCGTGGGGGCCGGAATCAGTCAGGTGCTCGAGGGCCGGCGGATCCTCGGCGAGATCAGCGTCGAGGAGAACCTCCGGCTGGGGGCGCACACCGCCCGCAAGCACATGGCCGAGAGTCTCGATCGCGTCTACGGGCTGTTCCCCGCCCTCAAGGAGCGACCGAAGTTCACCGCCGGCTACCTCAGCGGCGGCCAGCAGCAGATGCTGGCGATAGGACGGGCGCTCATGTCGCGTCCGAGGTTCCTGCTCCTCGACGAGCCCAGCCTCGGGTTGGCGCCGCTGCTGGTCCAGCAGATCCGCGACATCATCGTGGAGATCAACCGGCAGGGCACCGGCGTGCTCCTCGTCGAGCAGAACGCGATGATGGCGCTGTCGATCGCCGATCACGGCTACATCCTCGAGACCGGGAAGGTGGTCATGGACAAGCCCGCCCAGACCTTGCTCCAGGACGACGACGTGCGGGAGTTCTATCTGGGCCTGCACGGTGAGGACACCGCCTCGTTCGCCCAGGTCAAGCACTACCGACGCAAGAAGAGGTGGTTGTCATGA
- a CDS encoding ABC transporter ATP-binding protein: MRARLLHEVLEPSTGDEVVLDIDDLHLSFAGIKAIDGVSLAVRNGEIFAIIGPNGAGKTSIFNCISGVYHPQEGSIRFLGEDILGKKPSAIANMGVARTFQNIELFPQMTVLDNLMLGRHRHLRYGTVAGMVRVGRAARQEAENREVVEAIIDFLDIQPHRKSYVLMLPYGIQKRVELGRALAMAPRVLLLDEPAAGMNLEETEDMARFITDIRRELGIAVVLVDHDMRMVMDLADRVLVIDFGKPITTGTPAEIQSNQDVIAAYLGQPHATAETGEHS; encoded by the coding sequence ATGAGAGCTCGCTTGCTTCACGAGGTCCTCGAGCCGAGCACCGGCGACGAGGTGGTGCTCGACATCGATGATCTCCACCTCTCGTTTGCCGGCATCAAGGCGATCGACGGCGTATCACTCGCCGTCCGCAACGGTGAGATCTTCGCCATCATCGGACCCAACGGAGCCGGCAAGACGTCGATCTTCAACTGCATATCGGGTGTCTACCACCCGCAGGAGGGGTCGATCCGATTCCTGGGCGAGGACATCCTGGGTAAGAAGCCGAGCGCCATCGCCAACATGGGGGTAGCGCGCACCTTCCAGAACATCGAGCTCTTTCCGCAGATGACGGTGCTCGACAACCTCATGTTGGGCCGACATCGCCACCTCCGCTACGGAACGGTTGCCGGAATGGTGCGGGTCGGCAGGGCGGCCCGCCAGGAGGCCGAGAACCGCGAGGTGGTCGAGGCGATCATCGACTTCCTCGACATCCAGCCTCACCGCAAGTCCTACGTGTTGATGCTTCCCTACGGGATCCAGAAGCGGGTCGAGCTGGGTCGGGCGCTCGCCATGGCCCCCAGGGTGTTGCTCCTCGACGAGCCCGCCGCCGGGATGAACCTCGAGGAGACCGAGGACATGGCCCGGTTCATCACCGACATCCGCCGGGAGCTCGGTATCGCCGTCGTTCTCGTAGACCACGACATGCGCATGGTCATGGATCTCGCCGATCGGGTACTCGTCATCGACTTCGGCAAGCCGATAACCACCGGGACCCCGGCCGAGATTCAATCAAACCAGGACGTGATCGCCGCCTACCTGGGGCAGCCCCATGCGACCGCAGAGACAGGAGAGCACTCATGA
- a CDS encoding AMP-binding protein, whose product MTATLDHQTTLNTPAAQLRRRAEEMPTAVALREKNRGIWREVTWAEYWDQAETFAHALIAHGVERGDRIGIHSDNRPEWLYTDLGSLSAGAACMGLYPTNPAAEVQYLLQNSGSRILVVEDEEQADKVLAIPTDVLPALEVIVYLEHRGVDAYDDPRLISWDAFMAAGRAHREEHPDAVAERMAAATPSDLAYLVYTSGTTGPPKGSMLTLGNLQFAMQVANSEEGLIGEPPGTDDLVVSYLPLCHIYEKLVSVLVGIGSGTVIHFGESLDTLVQDMREVQPTIVQGVPRIWERIHSMMLVKLASGSRLKRANSVIWMRVARLVGRTLVRTEGRHTLLSRALYTLGNLFLYRALRDRVGLRRVRYGISGAAPIAPEILEFFMSIGVPIHEAYGMTENSAIATRNVPGRIKVGTVGEPSPEIEVRLDPATNEILMRHPAVFAGYWNMPDATARTIDADGWLHTGDVGEWVDGTHIRIIDRIKDIIITSGGKNISPSEIENSIKTSPFIKEAIVIGDRRKYLTALIGIEFEVVSEWAQRRKIPHTTYRDLSEKPEVVELVRKAVDATNEKFARVEQIKTFRLLTKELDHEDGELTATQKVKRSIIEERFADDIESMYR is encoded by the coding sequence ATGACCGCCACCCTCGATCACCAGACCACACTGAACACGCCGGCGGCCCAGTTGCGCCGTCGTGCCGAGGAGATGCCGACCGCGGTGGCGCTGCGCGAAAAGAATCGCGGCATCTGGCGCGAGGTCACCTGGGCCGAGTATTGGGATCAGGCGGAGACGTTCGCCCACGCCCTCATCGCTCATGGCGTGGAGCGGGGCGATCGGATCGGCATCCACTCGGACAATCGACCGGAGTGGTTGTACACCGACCTCGGGTCGCTCTCCGCCGGGGCGGCCTGCATGGGCCTGTACCCCACCAACCCGGCCGCCGAAGTCCAGTACCTCCTTCAGAACTCGGGGTCGCGGATCCTGGTGGTCGAAGACGAGGAGCAGGCGGACAAGGTCCTGGCGATCCCGACGGACGTACTCCCCGCACTCGAAGTCATCGTGTACCTGGAGCATCGGGGGGTGGACGCCTATGACGATCCCCGGCTCATCTCCTGGGATGCCTTCATGGCCGCCGGCCGCGCCCATCGCGAGGAACATCCCGATGCCGTGGCCGAGAGGATGGCGGCGGCGACCCCGAGCGACCTCGCCTACCTGGTGTACACATCCGGCACGACCGGCCCTCCCAAGGGATCGATGCTCACCCTGGGGAATCTCCAGTTCGCCATGCAGGTGGCGAACAGTGAGGAAGGCCTCATCGGCGAGCCGCCCGGCACCGACGACCTGGTGGTGTCCTACCTGCCGCTGTGTCACATCTACGAGAAGCTGGTGTCCGTCCTCGTCGGCATAGGATCGGGCACGGTCATCCACTTCGGGGAGTCACTGGACACCCTCGTCCAGGACATGCGTGAAGTCCAGCCCACGATCGTGCAGGGCGTCCCTCGCATCTGGGAGCGGATCCACTCCATGATGCTCGTCAAGCTGGCGTCCGGGTCCCGCCTCAAGCGGGCCAACTCGGTGATCTGGATGCGGGTGGCACGCCTCGTCGGGCGAACCCTGGTGCGTACCGAGGGTCGCCACACCCTCCTGTCCAGGGCGCTCTACACGCTGGGCAACCTGTTCCTGTATCGGGCGCTCCGCGACCGCGTCGGGCTGCGGCGGGTGCGGTACGGGATATCCGGCGCGGCGCCGATCGCTCCCGAGATCCTCGAGTTCTTCATGTCGATCGGTGTCCCCATCCATGAGGCCTACGGCATGACCGAGAACTCCGCCATCGCCACCCGTAACGTTCCCGGGCGTATCAAGGTGGGCACGGTCGGCGAGCCCTCACCGGAGATCGAGGTGAGACTCGATCCGGCGACCAACGAGATCCTGATGCGGCACCCGGCCGTGTTCGCCGGCTACTGGAACATGCCCGATGCTACGGCGCGCACCATCGACGCCGACGGCTGGCTCCACACGGGAGACGTGGGGGAGTGGGTCGACGGCACCCACATCCGGATAATCGACCGCATCAAGGACATCATCATCACCAGCGGCGGCAAGAACATCTCGCCGTCGGAGATCGAGAACTCGATCAAGACGTCACCGTTCATCAAGGAGGCGATCGTCATCGGCGATCGCCGCAAGTACCTCACCGCGCTCATCGGCATCGAGTTCGAGGTGGTCAGCGAGTGGGCTCAGCGGCGCAAGATCCCGCACACCACCTATCGCGACCTGTCAGAGAAGCCCGAGGTGGTGGAACTGGTACGCAAGGCGGTCGATGCCACCAACGAGAAATTCGCCCGGGTCGAGCAGATCAAGACATTCCGCCTGCTCACCAAGGAACTCGATCATGAGGACGGCGAGCTGACGGCGACCCAGAAGGTGAAGCGCTCCATCATCGAAGAGCGGTTCGCCGACGACATCGAGTCGATGTATCGATGA
- a CDS encoding branched-chain amino acid ABC transporter permease, whose product MSLLQVLVNGVALAAIYAMVALGFVIVFKSTQVLNFAQPALLLLGAYWVVYFATVWNFPFYIAIAIAVVLSALTGVVVERTALRPMVGKPVFAVAIMTIGINTVLTIFALDLIGVNILGMGDPWGLQTLQMGPVSIGHRQLAAIATAAILVVLLLAFFRYTRFGLAMRASAFDQEVALTAGVSVAAVFAVSWALAAVLAMFGGLFIGTGFGLDRTAGVVALKALPVVVVGGLDSIAGALVGALIVAVAETMTAFYQPQYAEFLGRNFSQVVPYLVMFLVLLVKPHGLFGTEEVERV is encoded by the coding sequence ATGAGCCTCCTCCAGGTCCTCGTCAACGGCGTGGCCCTGGCCGCCATCTACGCGATGGTGGCGCTCGGATTCGTGATCGTCTTCAAATCGACGCAGGTGCTCAACTTCGCCCAGCCGGCCCTCCTGTTGCTCGGTGCCTACTGGGTGGTCTACTTCGCCACCGTCTGGAACTTCCCGTTCTATATCGCTATCGCCATCGCCGTAGTGCTGTCGGCGCTCACCGGGGTGGTGGTGGAGCGGACCGCGCTGCGCCCGATGGTGGGCAAACCGGTCTTCGCTGTGGCGATCATGACGATCGGCATCAACACGGTGCTGACCATCTTCGCCCTCGACCTCATCGGGGTGAACATCCTGGGTATGGGCGACCCCTGGGGCCTGCAGACCCTCCAGATGGGTCCGGTGTCGATCGGGCATCGCCAGCTGGCGGCGATCGCCACCGCAGCGATCCTGGTGGTGCTCCTGCTCGCCTTCTTCCGGTACACGCGGTTCGGCCTGGCGATGCGGGCCAGCGCCTTCGATCAGGAGGTGGCGCTGACCGCGGGGGTCTCGGTGGCAGCGGTCTTCGCCGTCTCCTGGGCACTGGCGGCAGTGTTGGCGATGTTCGGCGGCCTCTTCATCGGGACCGGCTTCGGTCTCGACCGGACCGCGGGCGTGGTCGCCCTCAAGGCGTTGCCCGTGGTGGTGGTCGGCGGGCTCGACTCGATCGCGGGAGCCCTGGTCGGCGCGCTGATCGTCGCCGTCGCCGAGACGATGACGGCCTTCTACCAGCCGCAGTACGCCGAGTTCCTCGGCAGGAACTTCTCCCAGGTGGTGCCCTATCTCGTCATGTTCCTGGTGCTGTTGGTCAAGCCGCACGGCCTCTTCGGGACCGAGGAGGTCGAGCGCGTATGA